The following coding sequences lie in one Maribacter forsetii DSM 18668 genomic window:
- a CDS encoding peptidoglycan bridge formation glycyltransferase FemA/FemB family protein, with protein MIETIELKKEWVEQLAKIENTDFYFTYDYHHLSKNEDEQPVLLKYTHKDQSILLPLLLRNIPGTTYKDAISVYGYAGLLTNSKNSDFNVSEFQKSLKAYFVEQNIVSVFSRLHPFMDTQEDLLKGLGEITEQGMVVYVDLTLPIDVQRANFNRRLKTYLNKARKVCTVIEGNHNEDLKKFIELYHENMRRVDATDSYFFNEAYFERIMASKDYTPQLIICKDNETQKTIGGAIFIKKDNIVQYHLSGLDADFFDLNPIKLIIDEMRLKSVEEGYSYLNLGGGRGGSNEDSLFRFKSGFSKDFKNFRLWKFVVNQNIYDKLTNNHLAKYPEINKEQVSFFPKYRAPAPTSLNNVVA; from the coding sequence ATGATAGAGACAATTGAACTTAAAAAAGAATGGGTTGAACAATTGGCTAAGATTGAAAATACTGATTTTTACTTTACCTATGATTATCATCATTTATCTAAAAACGAAGATGAACAGCCGGTTCTGTTAAAATATACTCACAAAGACCAAAGTATCTTATTACCTCTACTTCTAAGAAATATTCCAGGCACAACATATAAGGACGCAATTTCTGTTTATGGTTATGCCGGCCTCTTAACTAATAGCAAAAATTCAGATTTTAATGTATCAGAATTTCAAAAGAGTCTTAAAGCTTATTTTGTTGAGCAAAATATAGTATCGGTATTTTCCAGGTTACATCCATTTATGGATACACAAGAAGATTTACTTAAAGGATTAGGAGAAATTACAGAACAAGGTATGGTAGTTTATGTAGACCTTACATTACCTATAGATGTTCAAAGAGCTAATTTCAATAGAAGATTAAAGACTTATTTAAATAAAGCAAGAAAAGTTTGTACCGTTATTGAAGGTAATCATAATGAAGATTTAAAAAAGTTTATTGAACTATATCATGAAAACATGCGTAGAGTAGACGCTACCGATAGTTATTTTTTTAACGAAGCATACTTTGAGCGCATAATGGCTAGCAAGGACTACACCCCTCAATTAATAATCTGTAAGGACAATGAAACTCAAAAAACTATAGGTGGAGCAATTTTCATAAAAAAAGACAATATAGTTCAATATCATTTATCTGGCTTAGATGCCGACTTTTTTGACTTAAATCCCATAAAACTAATTATAGATGAAATGCGTTTAAAATCAGTTGAAGAAGGGTATTCTTATCTAAACCTAGGTGGCGGTAGAGGTGGCAGCAATGAAGATTCCTTATTTCGCTTTAAAAGTGGATTTTCTAAAGATTTTAAAAATTTTAGATTGTGGAAGTTTGTCGTAAACCAAAATATTTATGATAAATTGACAAATAACCACTTAGCCAAATATCCAGAAATTAATAAAGAACAGGTAAGCTTCTTTCCAAAATATAGAGCACCAGCTCCAACAAGCCTAAATAATGTGGTAGCCTAA
- a CDS encoding acyl-CoA dehydrogenase family protein yields MNNTKSSEALTLSPSESAKNIQALAISHREETESARKLAPPIVETLKDNQLFKLALPKYLGGWEDNPVETLKVYETLASAETSVAWIVWNNHLACTFGRFLSKDSLNEIYKNPNDVYANSTRPEGVAKIVENGYMVSGRWSLVSGCELADWFVLRCLVTGGDLPTKLGPGAKLKLMYVPKEKVKVIDTWNVGGLRGTGSHDIEIAETFVKDSFAVDFESNVENNSAYNRLPIGAINASGCAAMTLGLLGGAIDELTNMCMERITPGKNPDLRDRLTVQTTLAKAKTILNAHRTQLHNSVNMLWEESEKENTFTDIQLADVWAASCEAATSARSMISEIYAVAGTSSLYSRFRIERIHRDVHAVLQHGIIQPHWMNQAGMAYVGLKPTAAMFRI; encoded by the coding sequence ATGAACAATACTAAATCATCCGAAGCATTGACATTAAGTCCTTCTGAATCAGCAAAGAATATTCAAGCATTGGCAATATCACATAGGGAAGAAACAGAATCTGCAAGAAAACTGGCTCCACCCATTGTTGAAACTCTCAAAGACAACCAGCTTTTTAAATTAGCACTTCCAAAGTATTTGGGTGGCTGGGAAGACAATCCAGTAGAAACCTTAAAAGTTTACGAAACCTTGGCTAGTGCTGAAACCTCTGTGGCTTGGATTGTATGGAACAACCATTTAGCTTGTACCTTTGGGAGGTTCTTAAGTAAAGATAGTTTAAATGAAATCTACAAAAACCCAAATGACGTATATGCTAACTCCACTAGACCAGAAGGAGTTGCTAAAATAGTTGAAAACGGATATATGGTATCTGGCAGATGGAGTCTAGTTTCTGGGTGTGAACTTGCAGATTGGTTCGTTTTACGTTGTTTAGTTACTGGTGGGGATCTTCCTACAAAATTAGGGCCGGGAGCCAAACTAAAATTAATGTACGTTCCTAAGGAGAAAGTAAAAGTAATAGACACTTGGAACGTTGGCGGATTAAGAGGCACAGGAAGCCATGATATAGAAATAGCCGAAACTTTTGTAAAAGACAGTTTTGCCGTTGATTTTGAGAGCAATGTAGAAAATAACTCTGCATATAACAGACTACCTATAGGCGCAATAAATGCTTCTGGTTGTGCTGCTATGACCTTAGGTTTACTTGGTGGTGCTATAGATGAGTTAACCAACATGTGTATGGAAAGAATAACTCCAGGCAAAAACCCAGACTTACGTGATAGACTTACAGTACAAACTACATTAGCTAAGGCTAAAACCATTTTAAATGCCCATAGAACACAATTACATAACTCGGTAAATATGTTATGGGAAGAATCGGAAAAAGAAAACACCTTTACAGATATTCAATTAGCAGATGTTTGGGCAGCTTCCTGCGAAGCTGCAACTTCTGCAAGATCTATGATTTCTGAAATTTATGCCGTAGCCGGCACATCTTCTTTATATTCCAGATTTAGAATAGAAAGAATTCATAGAGATGTACATGCAGTGCTTCAACACGGTATCATTCAACCACATTGGATGAATCAAGCCGGTATGGCTTATGTTGGTTTAAAACCTACAGCAGCAATGTTTAGAATTTAA
- a CDS encoding nucleotide sugar dehydrogenase: protein MKIGIIGLGYVGLPLAVLFAKKYNVVGFDINEKRVSEINQGNDTTLELTDLDLDNVLNSKSENKDSGLFCTSNIEDIKECDYYIITVPTPVDDTKRPVFTPLIKASETVGKVLKENDIVIYESTVYPGATEEICVPVLEKTSGLTFNKDFYVGYSPERINPGDKLHTVEKILKVTAGSTPEVAKKVDDLYSSVITAGTHLAPTIKVAEASKVIENTQRDINIAFMNELAKIFHLLDIDTNDVLKAAGTKWNFLPFKPGLVGGHCIGVDPYYLAQKAQENGYNPDLILASRRINDGMGEYLSLQIIKLMLKHDLKVKDSKILIMGITFKEDCPDIRNTKVVDMIKNLNEYKVQTTIYDPWAEPLEVKNEYGLTTTQEKPTDKYDVVVLSVAHQKFQTLDINDLLNENGIIYDVKGALPGKVHGRL from the coding sequence ATGAAAATAGGAATTATAGGGTTAGGGTATGTTGGTCTACCTTTAGCTGTTCTTTTTGCTAAGAAATACAATGTCGTAGGGTTCGATATCAACGAAAAAAGAGTTAGTGAAATAAACCAAGGAAACGACACTACTCTTGAATTAACAGATCTTGATTTAGACAATGTGTTAAACTCAAAATCCGAGAACAAAGACAGTGGTTTATTTTGCACCTCTAATATTGAGGATATAAAAGAATGCGACTATTATATCATTACCGTGCCAACTCCTGTTGATGACACAAAGAGACCTGTTTTCACGCCCCTTATTAAAGCAAGTGAAACAGTAGGAAAAGTTCTTAAGGAAAACGACATAGTCATATATGAATCAACGGTTTATCCAGGTGCAACAGAAGAGATTTGCGTACCTGTTCTAGAAAAAACAAGTGGATTAACATTCAACAAGGATTTCTACGTTGGTTATTCTCCCGAAAGAATAAACCCTGGTGACAAATTACATACCGTAGAGAAAATATTGAAAGTAACGGCTGGCTCTACTCCTGAAGTAGCTAAAAAAGTAGATGATTTATATTCCTCAGTTATTACTGCCGGCACCCATTTAGCACCTACTATTAAGGTAGCGGAAGCTTCAAAAGTAATAGAGAATACCCAAAGGGATATTAACATCGCCTTCATGAATGAATTAGCAAAAATATTCCACTTATTGGATATTGACACTAATGATGTTTTAAAAGCTGCAGGCACCAAATGGAACTTCCTTCCTTTCAAGCCAGGGTTAGTAGGTGGCCATTGTATTGGTGTGGACCCTTATTATTTAGCTCAAAAAGCACAAGAAAATGGATATAACCCAGATTTAATTTTAGCAAGTAGACGCATAAACGATGGTATGGGCGAATATCTAAGTCTACAGATCATTAAATTGATGTTAAAGCATGATTTAAAAGTTAAAGATTCAAAAATTTTGATCATGGGAATAACATTTAAAGAAGACTGTCCAGATATTAGAAATACCAAAGTTGTAGATATGATTAAAAACCTTAATGAATATAAGGTACAAACTACAATATACGACCCTTGGGCCGAGCCATTAGAAGTAAAAAATGAATACGGATTAACAACTACACAAGAAAAACCAACCGACAAATATGATGTTGTTGTTTTATCCGTAGCACATCAAAAATTCCAAACTCTAGATATAAATGATTTATTAAATGAAAATGGAATTATTTACGATGTAAAAGGTGCATTACCCGGCAAGGTGCACGGAAGATTATAA